From one Brachypodium distachyon strain Bd21 chromosome 4, Brachypodium_distachyon_v3.0, whole genome shotgun sequence genomic stretch:
- the LOC100820934 gene encoding probable indole-3-acetic acid-amido synthetase GH3.13, giving the protein MDLAMPTATSTSPTEPEMPMSLPPSMIPACDPQDGPACMKLIEDLTTHAGAVQRRVLREILARNSRTDYLRGFLGVDADADADAERGAAFFRERVPVVEYEDVKPYIERIANGAPSSLICAAPITELLTSSGTSGGQPKLMPATEEELDRKTFMYSLLVPLMNAHVPGLDQGRGMYLLFVKPEITTPSGLVARPVLTSYYKSRHFRNRPDSPYTRYTSPDEAILCPDSQQSMYAQLLCGLSRRGEVLRAGAVFASAFLRAIKFLEAHWRALCADIRAGQSASRVHDPACLEGVSKVVAMPDPALADAIEAECSGSSWRGIVRRLWPRCKYIDVVVTGSMAQYVPMLEFYGGGLPLVSTMYASSECFFGINLRPLDRPEDVAYTLLPNMCYYEFIEVEKDGEEVREGEMVGLVGVRLGCYYELVVTTFAGLYRYRVGDILQVSGFHNAAPQFRFVQRRNVVLSVDTDKTTEDDLLRAVTAAKPLLAPLRRLLSEYTAYADASSIPGHYVLFWELTPNPLDAAPAVDEEEEEEEASRFAGAMAACCASVEAGLDAVYRRCRSRDRSVGPLEIRVVSPGAFDALMDLCVSAGSSVNQYKTPRCIKHPDAIAVLEAYVVGRFFSDAVPHWEPFRIVEPTAVATMSAAPDQAATADTD; this is encoded by the exons atggatctaGCAATGCCGACAGCGACGTCCACGTCTCCTACTGAGCCGGAGATGCCAATGTCTCTGCCGCCGTCTATGATCCCGGCCTGCGACCCGCAGGACGGGCCGGCTTGCATGAAGCTCATCGAGGACCTGACCACCCACGCCGGTGCCGTCCAGCGGCGCGTCCTTAGGGAGATCCTCGCCAGGAACTCCCGCACCGACTACCTCCGCGGCTTCCTCGGCGTcgacgccgatgccgatgccgatgccgagcgCGGCGCGGCCTTCTTCAGGGAGCGCGTGCCCGTGGTGGAGTACGAGGACGTGAAGCCGTACATCGAGCGCATCGCCAACGGGGCCCCTTCCAGCCTCATCTGCGCCGCGCCCATCACGGAGCTCCTGACGAGCTCCGGCACGTCGGGCGGGCAGCCGAAGCTGATGCCGGccacggaggaggagctggaccGCAAGACATTCATGTACAGCCTCCTGGTGCCCCTCATGAACGCCCACGTGCCCGGGCTGGACCAAGGCCGGGGCATGTACCTACTGTTCGTGAAGCCGGAGATCACGACGCCCTCGGGGCTCGTGGCACGCCCCGTGCTGACAAGCTACTACAAGAGCCGCCACTTCAGGAACCGCCCCGACAGCCCTTACACGCGCTACACGAGCCCCGACGAGGCCATCCTCTGCCCGGACAGCCAGCAGAGCATGTACGCGCAGCTGCTCTGCGGGCTTTCCCGCCGGGGCGAGGTGCTCCGGGCCGGGGCCGTCTTCGCCTCGGCGTTCCTCCGCGCCATCAAGTTCCTCGAGGCCCACTGGCGCGCGCTCTGCGCCGACATCCGCGCCGGCCAGAGCGCGTCCCGGGTGCACGACCCGGCGTGCCTCGAGGGCGTGTCCAAGGTCGTGGCCATGCCGGACCCGGCGCTCGCGGACGCCATCGAGGCCGAGTGCTCGGGTTCCTCGTGGAGGGGCATCGTGAGGCGGCTGTGGCCCAGGTGCAAGTACATCGACGTCGTGGTGACGGGGTCCATGGCGCAGTACGTGCCGATGCTCGAGTTCTACGGGGGTGGCCTGCCGCTGGTGTCGACGATGTACGCGTCGTCCGAGTGCTTCTTTGGGATTAATCTCCGGCCGCTGGACCGGCCCGAGGACGTGGCGTACACGCTGCTGCCTAATATGTGTTACTATGAGTTTATTGAGGTGGAGaaggatggggaggaggtccgGGAGGGGGAGATGgtcgggctcgtcggcgtccgGCTCGGCTGCTACTACGAGCTCGTCGTCACCACCTTCGCAG GGCTGTACCGGTACCGTGTGGGCGACATCCTGCAAGTCTCGGGCTTCCACAACGCGGCGCCGCAGTTCCGGTTCGTGCAGCGCCGCAACGTGGTCCTGAGCGTGGACACGGACAAGACCACCGAGGAcgacctcctccgcgccgtcaccgccgccaAGCCGCTCCTCGcgcccctccgccgcctcctctccgaGTACACCGCCTACGCCGACGCCTCCTCCATCCCGGGCCACTACGTCCTCTTCTGGGAGCTCACCCCTAATCCCCTTgacgccgcccccgccgtcgacgaagaagaagaagaggaagaggcttCCCGATTCGCGGGGGCCATGGCCGCGTGCTGCGCGTCCGTGGAGGCCGGGCTGGACGCGGTCTACCGGCGGTGCCGGAGCCGCGACCGGTCCGTCGGCCCGCTGGAGATCCGGGTCGTGTCCCCGGGCGCCTTCGACGCGCTCATGGACCTCTGCGTGTCCGCGGGCTCCTCCGTGAACCAGTACAAGACGCCCCGATGCATCAAGCACCCGGACGCCATCGCCGTCCTCGAGGCGTACGTCGTGGGACGGTTCTTCAGCGACGCCGTGCCGCACTGGGAGCCGTTCAGGATCGTCGAGCCCACGGCGGTGGCCACAATGTCTGCTGCACCTGATCAGGCGGCGACGGCTGACACGGATTAA